In Nostoc sp. CENA543, a single genomic region encodes these proteins:
- a CDS encoding type I polyketide synthase, whose amino-acid sequence MNVPQIKKLLETNLYDQPDQESEREGMLKSSISFGGQLEDSWRTLPKVLSDAAKNDNQGITYIRSDGSEYFQTYKNLYNDALVILDEFYRRGLKLGDKVILQIGRNQDFIPALWACFLGGIIPAPLSIAPNYDIQNAAVKKLENVWQILDKPIILTDCELISEIEKLTTQSHLKGLRVISIDDLRSHQAQLNQPPTHELPHLAPLDPALLLFTSGSTGLPKGVMLHHRNILSMTASTVRMNNFTQQEVTLNWMPLDHVGAIVFLGIMAVDLACHQIHVPIELILRQPLKWLDLIQKYQATISWAPNFAFSLINQQAEELNKSCYDLSSIKFLVNAGEQVSVKTIRLFLEILEKHQLRDRVIKPAFGMTESCSGITWSAGLSKDELIEENSFVSLGRPIPGATIRIIDQDNNVLPENEVGRLQIKGPSVTEGYYQNPELNQEVFQDGGWFTTGDLGYLYKGELVITGREKQEIIINGINYFAHEIETAIEELEGVAISYTAAFAVFDQNKETDLLVITFSPESNRLEDAVKVVRQIRSHLTQKVGIAPAHVIPLEAELIPKTSIGKVQKAKLKKDFEQGLFADRIQAINEYLASDRQKNTSLPQSENERQIAAIWCEILQLDAVGLQDNFFELGGNSLHLIRLQNELEQLFGRQIPLTELFKNSTVATLAHFFTEESNSTKVIAEKSRKRAANRSSNYHDTHDIAIIGMAGRFPGANNIDSFWENLKNGVETISFFSEEELLESGVSPQLFQQPNYVRARPILDNVESFDSEFFGYTDREAELLDPQQRLLLQCSWECLENAGYNPNSYEGAIGMFAGASMNTYLINNCYPNRGQLDSNDELQPFTLDSMGGFQTMVANDKDYLTTRISYKLNLRGPSVNVQTACSTGLVVVHLACQSLLNGESDMALAGAASINSPQKIGYLYQEGLIVSPDGHCRAFDAQANGTIFGSGVGVVLLKRLKDALADNDHIYAVIKGSAINNDGGTKLGFAAPGGEGQTSVAAEALAFAGVEPDTIGFVEAHGTGTKLGDPIEIDALARAYSTANQGECALGSVKTNIGHMQIASGIVGLMKAALALKHQIIPPTLHFNTPNPQIDFSKTPFYINTAAVPWTTKQQDGKQLPRRAGVNSLGIGGVNAHVVLEEAPAMIPQPNDIKRPHHLLTLAARTEQALIDLAKSYAEFLENHPESDICDVVFTANTSRVHFQNRLAVTGSEVNDFVSKLHQFRQQNLESVIHAQVDEKQPPKIAFLFTGQGSQYPGMAHQLYQTQPTFRQTLDRCETIYQELTGQSLLQVIFANSDLDLNHTSYTQPALFVIEVALAQLWRSWGIQPTAVLGHSLGEYAAACFAGVFDIESGLKLVVQRANLIGELPADEGAMAAVFLDEKSVRQLCKNQGIKVAIAAINAEQHTVISGEQTIIQHLCEHFTNAGVKVRQLKVSHAFHSPLIAPVCTEFRNTLQEIDFAKPQIPIISNLTGEIADESIVTPDYWIQHLLHPVQFYQGVLSLQALGCDTFIEIGPKPVLLGIIQSSISLSNPLILPSLRSGFSDWEVLLESLGKLYVRGADIDWFSLEKDYQPKRCALPTYPFQQRQHWIPLKTQFPTSRESAVVQMLSQKDTKNLIQTLVETGNYSESEKQTLSVIVQQLIQLHHQDTDNSDFDNLLYQLEWLPRTLLASKVENLATIQTNLDSYLSEPIKSAQFSGVALAFSYMEELSADFIVQALKDLGLWQINTILSPEDSLIKAGIKEEYRLLWQHCLKILAQTGIIEKQGADWKIISEPQQERPDLTLDDLIFKYPNAAIELTLFKRVAANLADIFTGKISPLSILFSQDGQIGAAEFYKNTSWAKVLHLGISKTVELLLSNYSALEPIRILEIGAGTGATTHQILQACASHQISYTFTDISPYFLETAKDTFAHPFIEYKVLDIEKDPKIQGFSPNSYDLIIAANVLHSTRDLQGETLPHIRGLLRPGGHLLLLELTHQSRWIDLIFGVTQGWWRFSESNLRPDHPIIAASTWQSILRESGFAEAEFISPDEKIGSPLFQQSIIIAQNAQENSNILGNWLIFTDNEADHLALAIQEQLSKDCGYCAIANSRISSELEASLAASTSLRGIIYLVSSGESEQYESTLCDRSHHLLNLLQAIKKIPHPPKLFLVTQGGQPFGLEQLSFVTQSPLWALGRVMALEEPELWGGMIDLDPHADIAQNLDALLLGLTNSATEDHLMFRKGQAYVARLSPLESLPTKPVTIQAQATYLITGGIGHLGLQLARHLVDLGAEHLILTTRRQFPPRSEWDSSPEFKEIIQHLKTLEQKGVSVEVCPADVGDFEQMSRIFTKIQQTSYPLRGIFHLAGVSGRKAQLSECTLDDIAEVFHAKVRGSWNLHQLSLATQLDYFVLFSSAGAIWGAKEQGLYDAANHFMDVLANLRHLQGLTATSLNWALLAGNGIVSQEYEDWLKQIGIKEIPLHKAFAAMNAIMVSGKTQVLLADVDWARFKNIYQSKGTKPIFEKLGEYQTSAKEIPQSNSTRHLLEEIPPGERREHLFAYIGEQVAKILGNKQIPDPEKGFLEMGIDSLLSIELKNRLEKGLEVALPASLIFDFPNIRRLVDYLVEQVFGWQVNERQGSIPLHTSHQSLNVVPMEEEVNEDLVLQELADLEAFLGNS is encoded by the coding sequence ATGAATGTTCCTCAAATCAAGAAGCTACTAGAAACTAACTTGTATGACCAACCAGATCAAGAATCCGAGCGAGAAGGAATGTTAAAAAGTTCAATTAGTTTTGGTGGGCAATTAGAAGATAGCTGGCGGACGCTTCCAAAAGTATTGAGTGATGCGGCTAAGAATGACAATCAAGGTATTACATATATTAGAAGTGACGGCAGCGAATATTTTCAGACTTATAAAAACTTATATAATGATGCTCTTGTTATTTTAGATGAATTTTATCGGCGCGGACTCAAGTTAGGGGATAAAGTCATATTACAAATCGGGAGAAATCAAGATTTTATTCCTGCACTCTGGGCTTGTTTTTTAGGTGGGATTATACCTGCACCTCTAAGTATTGCGCCCAATTATGATATCCAAAATGCCGCCGTTAAAAAACTAGAAAATGTCTGGCAGATTTTAGATAAGCCCATTATATTAACAGATTGTGAATTAATTAGCGAAATAGAAAAATTAACTACTCAATCTCATCTAAAAGGATTGCGGGTAATATCAATAGATGATTTACGCAGTCATCAAGCTCAATTAAACCAACCCCCAACTCACGAATTACCTCATCTTGCACCACTAGATCCAGCATTATTACTATTTACTTCTGGTAGTACCGGTCTACCCAAGGGTGTGATGTTGCATCATCGCAACATCTTATCAATGACCGCCAGTACAGTGCGGATGAATAATTTTACACAACAAGAAGTGACGCTAAATTGGATGCCCTTAGATCATGTGGGGGCAATAGTATTTTTAGGAATTATGGCTGTGGATTTGGCTTGTCATCAAATCCATGTGCCAATTGAACTAATTCTACGTCAACCACTCAAATGGTTAGACCTGATTCAAAAGTATCAAGCTACTATATCTTGGGCCCCTAATTTTGCATTCTCCTTAATTAATCAGCAAGCTGAAGAACTTAACAAATCTTGCTATGACTTATCCTCAATCAAATTTTTAGTTAATGCTGGAGAACAAGTTTCAGTCAAAACTATCCGCTTGTTTTTAGAAATTCTAGAAAAACATCAATTGCGGGATAGAGTCATTAAACCAGCATTCGGGATGACTGAATCTTGTTCTGGAATTACTTGGTCAGCAGGTTTAAGCAAAGATGAACTGATAGAAGAAAATAGTTTTGTTTCTCTAGGTCGCCCGATTCCTGGAGCTACTATTAGAATTATTGACCAAGATAACAATGTTTTGCCAGAAAACGAAGTTGGAAGACTTCAGATTAAAGGCCCTTCTGTGACTGAGGGATATTATCAAAATCCCGAACTCAACCAAGAAGTTTTTCAAGATGGAGGGTGGTTTACTACTGGAGATTTAGGTTATTTATATAAGGGTGAATTAGTTATAACTGGTAGAGAAAAACAAGAAATTATTATTAACGGTATTAACTACTTTGCCCATGAAATTGAAACAGCGATAGAAGAATTAGAGGGTGTAGCTATTTCCTATACGGCGGCATTTGCAGTTTTTGACCAAAACAAAGAAACAGATTTATTAGTCATTACTTTTAGTCCAGAATCCAATCGTCTTGAAGATGCGGTAAAAGTAGTCAGACAAATTCGTAGCCATTTAACGCAAAAAGTGGGAATTGCCCCTGCTCATGTGATCCCTTTGGAGGCTGAATTAATTCCCAAAACATCTATTGGTAAGGTTCAAAAAGCTAAATTAAAAAAGGATTTTGAACAGGGATTATTTGCCGATCGCATCCAAGCAATCAATGAATATTTAGCTAGCGATCGCCAAAAAAACACCAGCTTACCGCAGTCCGAAAATGAACGCCAAATAGCTGCTATTTGGTGTGAAATTTTACAACTTGACGCAGTAGGTTTACAGGATAACTTCTTTGAATTGGGAGGAAATTCTCTACATCTAATTCGCCTCCAAAACGAATTAGAACAACTTTTTGGTCGCCAGATACCGCTAACTGAACTATTTAAAAATTCTACAGTTGCTACATTAGCCCATTTCTTCACTGAAGAATCTAATTCCACAAAAGTTATAGCCGAAAAAAGTCGTAAACGCGCCGCAAATCGTTCAAGTAACTATCATGACACCCATGATATTGCGATTATTGGTATGGCAGGGCGATTTCCTGGAGCTAATAACATAGATAGTTTCTGGGAAAATCTCAAGAATGGAGTCGAAACAATATCCTTCTTTTCTGAAGAAGAATTACTAGAATCGGGAGTTTCTCCGCAACTTTTCCAGCAGCCTAACTATGTTAGAGCTAGACCGATTCTGGATAACGTAGAATCCTTTGATAGTGAATTTTTTGGCTACACAGATCGAGAAGCAGAATTACTCGACCCACAGCAACGTTTACTGCTCCAATGTAGCTGGGAGTGTTTAGAAAACGCTGGCTATAATCCTAACTCCTATGAGGGAGCGATTGGGATGTTTGCTGGGGCAAGTATGAACACCTACTTGATCAATAATTGCTATCCAAATCGCGGCCAATTAGATAGCAATGATGAGTTGCAACCCTTCACATTAGATTCGATGGGAGGGTTTCAAACGATGGTGGCTAACGACAAAGACTATTTGACTACGCGAATTTCCTATAAATTGAATCTGCGTGGCCCTAGTGTCAATGTCCAGACAGCCTGTTCCACCGGACTAGTAGTGGTACATCTAGCCTGTCAAAGTTTACTCAATGGTGAAAGTGACATGGCTTTGGCTGGAGCTGCTTCTATCAACTCCCCCCAAAAGATAGGTTATTTGTATCAAGAAGGTTTGATTGTATCTCCCGATGGCCATTGTCGCGCCTTTGATGCCCAAGCGAATGGGACGATTTTTGGCAGTGGGGTTGGGGTTGTGCTGCTGAAGAGATTAAAAGATGCTCTAGCAGATAACGATCATATCTACGCTGTGATTAAGGGTTCTGCAATTAATAACGATGGTGGGACAAAACTAGGATTTGCAGCACCTGGAGGAGAAGGTCAAACTTCAGTTGCAGCCGAAGCACTAGCCTTTGCCGGAGTCGAACCTGATACTATTGGCTTTGTGGAAGCTCATGGTACAGGTACGAAACTCGGAGACCCCATTGAAATCGATGCTTTGGCTAGGGCATATAGCACTGCAAACCAAGGAGAGTGCGCTTTAGGATCGGTCAAGACCAATATCGGACATATGCAAATTGCTTCTGGTATCGTGGGTCTAATGAAAGCGGCTTTAGCTCTCAAACATCAAATTATTCCCCCGACTCTACACTTCAATACTCCTAACCCCCAGATTGATTTTTCCAAAACTCCTTTTTATATCAATACCGCAGCCGTACCCTGGACTACAAAGCAACAAGATGGCAAACAATTGCCTCGACGTGCGGGGGTTAACTCATTAGGAATTGGTGGTGTGAATGCCCATGTGGTATTAGAAGAAGCACCCGCCATGATTCCCCAACCTAACGACATCAAGCGTCCTCACCATTTACTCACACTTGCTGCCAGAACAGAACAGGCTTTAATAGATTTAGCAAAAAGCTATGCAGAATTTCTGGAAAACCATCCCGAAAGCGATATCTGCGATGTAGTATTCACAGCCAATACTAGCCGAGTTCATTTTCAGAATCGTTTGGCGGTGACTGGTTCTGAAGTTAATGATTTTGTCAGTAAATTACATCAGTTTAGACAACAAAATCTAGAGTCAGTAATTCACGCGCAAGTTGATGAAAAGCAGCCTCCCAAAATTGCCTTTTTGTTCACGGGACAAGGTTCTCAATATCCGGGAATGGCTCATCAACTTTATCAAACCCAACCGACTTTCCGGCAAACTTTAGACCGATGTGAAACGATATATCAAGAACTAACTGGTCAATCTTTACTACAAGTCATCTTTGCTAATTCTGATCTAGATTTAAATCATACATCTTATACTCAACCAGCTTTATTTGTGATTGAAGTAGCACTGGCTCAATTATGGCGTTCTTGGGGTATTCAGCCGACTGCTGTTTTAGGGCATAGTTTGGGTGAATATGCTGCTGCTTGTTTTGCCGGAGTTTTTGATATTGAAAGTGGTTTGAAACTGGTCGTACAACGAGCCAATTTAATTGGCGAATTACCCGCAGATGAGGGAGCAATGGCTGCCGTTTTCTTAGATGAAAAATCTGTGCGGCAATTATGTAAAAATCAAGGGATAAAAGTGGCGATCGCAGCCATCAATGCAGAACAACATACAGTCATTTCTGGCGAACAAACAATCATTCAACACCTTTGTGAACACTTTACTAACGCTGGCGTGAAAGTTCGTCAATTAAAGGTTTCTCATGCTTTTCATTCACCACTCATAGCACCCGTATGCACAGAATTTAGAAATACCCTGCAAGAGATTGATTTTGCCAAACCTCAAATTCCGATTATTTCCAACTTAACAGGAGAAATTGCAGATGAGAGCATTGTAACTCCTGATTATTGGATTCAACATTTGCTGCATCCCGTGCAATTTTACCAAGGAGTTTTGTCTCTCCAAGCTCTAGGATGTGATACTTTTATCGAAATCGGCCCCAAACCTGTTCTTTTAGGCATTATTCAATCATCGATATCATTATCTAACCCTCTGATATTACCGAGTTTACGCTCAGGATTTTCCGACTGGGAAGTTCTACTAGAAAGTCTAGGTAAACTTTATGTGCGCGGTGCAGATATAGATTGGTTTAGTCTAGAAAAAGATTACCAACCTAAAAGATGCGCTTTACCTACTTATCCCTTCCAGCAACGTCAACATTGGATTCCCTTAAAAACTCAATTCCCAACTTCCAGGGAATCTGCTGTGGTTCAGATGTTGTCTCAAAAAGATACAAAAAATTTAATCCAAACTCTAGTAGAAACTGGGAATTATTCGGAAAGTGAAAAACAAACTTTATCGGTAATTGTTCAACAATTAATTCAGCTACATCATCAAGATACAGATAATTCTGATTTTGATAACTTACTTTATCAATTAGAATGGCTACCTCGGACTTTATTAGCTAGTAAAGTAGAGAATTTAGCAACAATTCAAACGAATTTAGACTCTTATTTGTCAGAGCCAATAAAATCCGCACAATTTTCAGGAGTTGCGTTAGCTTTTTCCTATATGGAAGAACTAAGTGCTGACTTCATTGTGCAAGCTTTAAAAGATTTGGGATTATGGCAAATAAATACTATCCTCTCTCCAGAAGACAGTTTAATTAAGGCTGGAATTAAAGAAGAGTATAGATTGCTATGGCAGCATTGCTTAAAAATATTGGCACAAACAGGCATTATCGAAAAGCAGGGTGCGGACTGGAAAATCATCAGTGAACCGCAACAAGAACGTCCTGATTTAACATTAGATGATTTGATATTTAAGTATCCAAATGCTGCTATAGAATTAACACTTTTTAAGCGAGTTGCGGCTAATCTTGCAGACATATTTACAGGCAAAATTTCTCCTTTATCCATCTTATTTTCTCAAGATGGTCAAATTGGAGCAGCAGAATTTTATAAAAACACATCTTGGGCAAAAGTTCTCCATCTTGGTATTTCTAAAACAGTAGAACTTTTATTATCTAATTACTCTGCATTAGAGCCAATCAGAATTTTAGAAATTGGTGCGGGAACTGGAGCTACTACCCATCAAATTCTCCAAGCTTGTGCTTCTCATCAAATTAGCTATACATTTACTGATATCTCACCATACTTTCTTGAGACTGCCAAAGATACCTTTGCTCATCCCTTCATAGAATACAAAGTTTTAGACATAGAAAAAGACCCTAAAATTCAAGGGTTTTCACCGAACTCTTATGATCTAATTATTGCGGCAAATGTATTGCATTCTACGCGAGATTTACAAGGGGAAACCTTACCTCATATTCGAGGTTTGCTGCGTCCTGGGGGACACTTATTACTCCTAGAACTGACTCATCAGTCCCGGTGGATTGATTTGATATTTGGTGTGACTCAAGGTTGGTGGCGTTTTAGCGAGAGCAATTTACGTCCAGATCATCCTATTATTGCAGCATCTACTTGGCAATCTATCCTCCGAGAATCTGGTTTTGCTGAAGCTGAATTTATTTCTCCTGACGAAAAAATTGGTAGTCCTTTATTTCAGCAAAGTATTATTATTGCCCAAAATGCCCAGGAAAACAGCAATATTTTGGGTAATTGGCTAATTTTTACTGATAATGAGGCAGATCATCTAGCTTTAGCAATTCAAGAGCAACTAAGCAAAGATTGTGGATATTGTGCGATCGCTAATTCCAGAATTAGCTCAGAATTAGAAGCATCGCTGGCTGCATCTACATCTTTGCGTGGGATTATTTATCTAGTCAGTAGTGGTGAGAGTGAGCAATATGAGTCTACTTTATGCGATCGCTCTCACCATCTTTTAAATCTTCTCCAGGCGATTAAAAAAATACCTCATCCTCCCAAATTATTCCTCGTTACCCAAGGCGGTCAACCCTTTGGATTAGAGCAACTATCTTTTGTGACTCAGTCTCCCCTGTGGGCGTTGGGACGCGTGATGGCGTTAGAAGAACCAGAACTATGGGGGGGAATGATAGACCTCGACCCCCACGCCGATATTGCTCAAAATCTTGATGCTTTACTGCTAGGACTGACAAACTCAGCTACAGAAGATCATCTGATGTTCCGCAAAGGTCAAGCCTACGTGGCGCGTCTTTCCCCACTGGAATCTCTACCTACAAAACCAGTCACTATCCAAGCTCAAGCCACCTATTTGATTACAGGGGGTATAGGTCATCTAGGATTGCAACTTGCTCGCCATCTGGTTGATTTGGGTGCAGAACACCTCATTTTGACTACACGTCGTCAATTTCCGCCGCGTTCTGAGTGGGATTCATCACCAGAATTTAAGGAAATAATTCAACATCTCAAAACTTTAGAACAAAAGGGAGTATCTGTAGAAGTTTGTCCAGCAGATGTGGGAGATTTTGAGCAGATGTCTCGTATCTTTACCAAGATTCAGCAAACATCTTATCCGCTTCGGGGGATTTTCCATCTTGCTGGAGTATCAGGACGCAAAGCTCAATTAAGCGAATGTACATTAGATGATATCGCCGAAGTTTTTCATGCTAAAGTTCGCGGTTCTTGGAATTTGCATCAGTTATCTTTAGCAACTCAATTAGACTACTTTGTATTGTTCTCTTCCGCAGGTGCAATTTGGGGAGCTAAAGAGCAAGGTTTATATGATGCTGCTAATCATTTTATGGATGTTTTAGCTAATTTACGTCATCTCCAAGGATTAACAGCTACTAGTTTGAATTGGGCATTATTAGCTGGCAATGGCATAGTTTCTCAAGAATATGAAGATTGGCTAAAACAAATTGGGATTAAAGAAATTCCCTTGCATAAAGCTTTTGCAGCTATGAATGCTATTATGGTATCTGGAAAAACCCAAGTTTTACTAGCTGATGTAGATTGGGCGCGATTCAAAAATATTTATCAATCTAAAGGCACTAAACCAATATTTGAGAAATTAGGAGAATATCAAACTTCAGCCAAGGAAATTCCACAGTCAAACTCTACACGTCATTTGCTAGAAGAAATTCCTCCAGGAGAACGTCGGGAACATTTGTTTGCATATATTGGAGAACAAGTAGCGAAAATTTTAGGAAATAAACAGATACCAGACCCCGAAAAAGGGTTTTTAGAAATGGGGATTGATTCTTTACTTTCGATTGAATTGAAAAATCGTTTAGAGAAAGGATTGGAAGTGGCTTTACCGGCTTCTTTGATATTTGATTTCCCTAATATTAGAAGATTAGTTGATTATTTGGTGGAACAGGTGTTTGGTTGGCAGGTTAATGAGAGGCAAGGGAGCATCCCTTTACATACTTCTCATCAATCTCTGAATGTTGTTCCTATGGAGGAGGAGGTGAATGAGGATTTAGTTTTACAAGAGCTTGCAGATTTGGAGGCTTTTTTGGGTAATTCTTGA